The genome window CGCCGTTCGCAACCGGTCCGTCGCGGCTCCGGCCCGCGCCGCTTCAACGCCAGCCGCCGCGGCATTGCCCGCCAGCGTCCCCCCCGCCTTTCGCAACCGGTCCGTCGCGGCCCCGGCCCGCGCCGCTTCAACGCCGGTCGCCGCGGCATTGCCCGCCACGCGTCCCCCCCGCCGTTCGCAACCGGTCCGTCGCGGCCCCGGCCCGCACCGCTTCAACGCCGGTCACCGCGGCATTGCCTGCCATATGTCACCCCCTGACTGACTGCGGCGCCGGTTCCGCCGATGCGGAGCATCACCACCGGCCCCACTCGCCTCGACGCGGCGCATCGCTGGCAGCGTCAGTCCAGCGCGACGCCCCGCTCTCCCCGACGCAGCGCACCACCGCCAGCCCCGGCGTCAAAATCTCCCGTTCACCGCAGGGCCAGCCGGCCCGCCAGCGCTCGGGAGGGGTACGCGCAACAGGGCCCCGCCTGGCACCGGGCCGATGCGGCGGCGGGTCCTCCTGCCCGGCAGGGAGAGGGCGGGCGCGAGGAGGCGTGTCGTGACCCATTGTGGCAACGCTCAGCTCACCCCGGCGCGAGCGCGCGCAGGAACAGCGTGTCGAGGAAACCCTGGGCGCCGTCGATGGCCGCGCCCGCGTCGGCGGAGAGCACGGCCTGCACCTGCACCTGGAAATCCGCGTAATGCTGCGTGGTGGCCCAGATCGCGAACAGCAGATGGCGTGGGTCCACCGGCGCCAGCCGCCCGGCGGCGATCCAGCCCTCGATCACCGCCGCCTTCTCGTCCACCAGCGCCTTCAGCGCGCCGGTGAGCTCCTCCACGATGAGCGGCGCGCCGCGGATCACCTCATTGGCAAACAGCCGCGAGGCGCGCGGATTCTCCCGCGACATCTCCAGCTTGCGCCGCAGGTAGGCGCGGATCTCCTCCAGCGGCTCGCCCGCCGGGTCCATCCGGCGCAGGGGGTCCAGCCAGCCGTCCAGCGTGGCGTCGAGCACCGCACGGTAGATCTCCTCCTTGGAGCGGAAATAGTATAGCAGGTTGGGCTTGGACATGCCCGCTTCCTGCGCGATCCTGTCAATGGTGCTGCCGCGGAACCCCTCGGCGGAAAACACCTCCAGCGCCGCGTCGAGGATCTTCTCCTCGTTCTCGCGCTGGATGCGGGTTTTCGCCCTCAGGGCCGGGTCTGGCGCGAATTCAGTCATGAACGCGGGGCCTCCTGCACTCTTTGCAGGCAGACTCCGCCAGTTTGACCGCATGGTCAACAATTCCTTGACGCCCCGGGGCGCTGTGATAGCGTTTTTCCGTCAGATCGCCGGCGAGGCGCGCCCGTTTCGCCTCAGGAGAAAGTCATGGCCGTCCGCCGACAGCCCAGCCAGAATGCTCCCAGCGCCCTCCCGGCGGCCCCCGCGCTGCCCGGGCGCACCGTATGCCCGGCCGGAACGCGGAACGACCCCGGCGCCGGCCTGACGCGGGCGCGGGCGCCCCGCCCTGCCCCGTCCCCATACCTGTCCCGACACCCGGCCCGTCCCCCCGGGATCCGACAGGGCGGCGCCCCGCGCATCGCCCCCCGACACGCCCCGGCCTGACGGCCCGATGCTCCCCCCGACCGAAGATCACCCGAAGGACACCTGATGACCGACCGCCCGCAGGCCACCCCCACCGTGCTGCTCGACGACCCCGACATGATCGTGACGCGCTGGGACTTTCCCCCGGGCGGCGAGACCGGCTGGCACGTGCACGGCATGAACTACGTGGTGACCACCCTCACCCCCTGCCCGATGCTGGTGGAGGAAGTGGGCGGCGGCACCCGCCGCAACGAGAGCCCGGCCGGACGCGTCTACCGCGGCTGCGAGGGCGCCGAGCACAACGTGATCAACGACGGGCCCGAGCCGATGAGCTTCGTCGAGCTCGAACTGAAGAAGAAGGACTGAAAGAGATGACCGCTCCGGGCAAGAACCTCACCGTGAACGCCGACCGCCTGTGGGAGAGCCTCGAGGAAATGGCGCAGATCGGCCCCGGCCAGCGCGGCGGCTCCAACCGCCAGACGCTGACCGACGCCGATGCCGAGGGCCGCGCGCTGTTCCAGGCGTGGTGCGAGGCCGCCGGCATGACCATGGGCGTGGACCAGATGGGCACCATGTTCGCCCGCCGCGAGGGCACGGACCCGGACGCGCTGCCGGTCTACGTGGGCTCGCATCTCGACACCCAGCCCACCGGCGGGCGCTATGACGGCGTGCTCGGCGTGCTCGGCGCGCTGGAGGTGATCCGCTCGCTCAACGACCTCGGCATCCGCACGAAGCACCCGATCGTGGTGACGAACTGGACCAACGAGGAAGGCGCGCGCTTCGCCCCCGCCATGCTCGCCTCCGGTGTCTTCGCCGGGCTGCACGCGCAGGACTGGGCCTATGACCGGGTCGACGCCGAGGGCAAGCGCTTCGGCGACGAGCTGGAGCGCATCGGCTGGAAGGGCGAGGAGGAAGTGGGCGCGCGCAAGATGAAGGCCTTCTTCGAGCTGCACATCGAGCAGGGCCCGATCCTGGAGGCCGAGGGCAAGGACATCGGCATCGTCACCCATGGCCAGGGCCTGTGGTGGCTCGAGGTCACCCTCACCGGCAAGGACGCCCACACCGGCTCCACCCCGATGAACATGCGGGTGAACGCAGGCCTGGGCATGGCGCGCATCACCGAGCTCGTCCACACCATCGCGATGGAGGCCCAGCCCGACGCGGTGGGCGCCATCGGCCAGGCGAATGTCTACCCCAACTCGCGCAACGTGATCCCCGGCAAGGCGGTGTTCACGGTGGACTTCCGCTCCCCCGACCAGGGCAAGCTCGACGCCATGCGCGCGCGGCTCGAGGCGGAGGCGCCGAAGATCGCGGCCGAGCTGGGCCTGGGCTTCTCCATCGAGCCCGTGGGCCATTTCGACCCCGTGACCTTCGACGAGACCTGCGTGGCCGCCCTGCGCGGCGCGGCCGAGCGGCTGGGCTTCAGCCACCGCGACATGGTCTCGGGCGCGGGCCACGACGCCTGCTGGATCAACCGCGTCGCCCCCACGGCGATGGTGTTCTGCCCCTGCGAGGGCGGGCTCTCCCACAACGAGGACGAGAGCATCACCAAGGACTGGGCCGCCGCCGGCGCCAACGTGCTGATGCACGCCGTGGTCGAGACCGCGGAGATCGTGGGGTGATGGCCGGCCACCTGCAGCCTTTCGGAGCATTTCCCCCGGTCGCGGCCCCCGCGACCGGTGTCCCGGGCTTGACCCGGGACCTCGATTGCCCCTGCACTGCGGCATGGCCTTCTATGTCTACATCCTCGCCTCGCGGCCCGGCGGCGCGCTCTACACCGGCTCGACCGACGACCTGCGCCGCCGTGTCGAGCAACACCGCAGCGGGGCGCTCGCCGGCCACACGGACACCTACGGCATCCGCACCCTCGTGTGGTTCGAGGCCCATGACACCCGCGCCGAGGCCCTCCTGCGCGAACGCCGCATCAAGCGCTGGCGCCGGCTGTGGAAGGAACAGCTCATCATGCAGCACAACCCGCAGTGGCGCGACATCACAGCGGACATTCCGTGGTGAGGGGGCCCGCGAGGCCCCGGGTCAGGCCCGGGGCGCCGGCTCGCGGGGCGGATGGCATGCCGCCCGGCGCAAACCCTTGCGGCAGCTCCCCCGGGCAATTCACACGACCCGGGTGATGCTGCTGCGGAGGGCAACGACATGACCCGCCTGCCCACCCTCGCTGGCACCGCGCGCGCGGCCCTTGCCGCCATGCTTCTGCTCGGGGCCTGCGCTCAGGAGGCGCCGCGGCGCGCTCCGGTGCTGCCCGAGGCCCGGCCGGGCGTGAGCGACATATCCGCCGCCGTCGCGCAGTTGCGCGAGGGCCAGCTCGCCAGCTACCGGCTGGAGACCATCGCCCCGGATGGCAGCCTCACCGACCGGGGCCTGCTCTGGCTCGAGGTGGTCGGGGGCGGCGATGGCGTCGTCAACCTGCTGGCCTGGAAGGACATCGGGGAGGATCCGGCCTCCCTGCCCGAGGCCAAGCGCGAGGCCATGCACGCGATCGCGACGCGGCAGGGCCGCACCGCCCCCGCAGCGCTCGACGGCTATGCCGTGCTGGCGTGGTCGGTTTCGACCGTCGACAGCGAGGGCCGGCTGCTCGCGCGCAGCGACTTCTCCGGCGACCTCGAAATCTACAAGCCGCATGATTGCAGTTTCACCACGGAACCCTGCAGCTCGAAGGCCTCCATGCTCCGGGGCAGGAGACCGCTCACGCTCGAGGCCAGCACCACCGGGCGGATGGAGGGCGGCGTCTGGGCGGGCGTGACCCGCGCCCGCATCTCCGCGTCCCCCTCGGCAACCGCTCCGGCCGTCAACACCACCCAGCGGCGTTCGGTCTCGCCAGACGGGTTCCCGCTCGACATCATCACCTACACCGACACCGGCGGAACCATCTGGCGGCGCACCGACGCCCCGACCCCGCCGCCAGCAGAGGGCGCGTGAGCCGCGCCGACAGGGAGACACGCATGACCAAAGTCATCAAGAACGGCACCATCGTCACCGCCGACCGCTCCTACAAGGCGGACGTGCTGGTGGACGGCGAGACGATCCGCGAGATCGGGCCCGACCTGAAGGGTGACGAATACATCGACGCCGAGGGCGCCTATGTCATCCCCGGCGGGATCGACCCGCACACGCATCTCGAGATGCCCTTCATGGGCACCACCGCGGCCGAGACCTTCGAGAGCGGCACCTTCGCCGCCGCCGCCGGCGGCACCACGATGCTGGTGGATTTCTGCCTGCCGGGGCCCGACGGCTCCCTCGTGAACGCGATCAACGACTGGCACCGCAAGTCCGCCCCGCAGATCAGCGTGGACATCGGCTACCACATGGCCGTCACCGGCTGGAACGAGACCATCTTCGCGGAGATGGAGCAGGCGGTGAAGATGGGCATCAACACCTTCAAGCACTTCATGGCCTACAAGGGCGCGCTGATGGTGGAGGACGACGAGATGTTCGCCTCCTTCAAGCGCTGCGCCGAGCTGGGCGCCCTGCCGCTGGTGCATGCGGAGAACGGCGACATCGTGGCAGCACTGCAGGAGAAGTACATGGCCGAGGGGCTCACCGGCCCCGAGGGCCACGCCTATTCCCGGCCCCCGGAGGTGGAGGGCGAGGCGACCAACCGCGCCATCATGATCGCCGATGCCGCCGGCGTGCCGCTCTACGTGGTGCACGTGAGCTGCGAGCAGAGCCACGAGGCCATCCGCCGCGCGCGCCAGAAGGGCATGCGGGTGTACGGCGAGCCGCTCATCCAGCACCTCACCCTTGATGAGGGCGAGTATTTCAACCGGGACTGGGACTATGCCGCCCGCCGGGTGATGTCGCCGCCCTTCCGTTCGAAGGACCATCAGCAGAGCCTCTGGGCGGGCCTGCAGTCCGGCTCGCTGCAGGTGGTGGCCACCGACCATTGCGCCTTCACCACCGAGCAGAAGCGCTTCGGGCTCAAGGGTTTCCCCTCGATCCCGAACGGCACCGGCGGGGTGGAGGACCGGCTGGCGGTGCTCTGGACCCAAGGGGTGGAGACCGGGCGGCTGACGCCGGAGGAGTTCGTCGCCGTCACCTCCACCAACATCGCCAAGATCCTCAACGTCTACCCGCGCAAGGGGGCCATCGTGGAAGGCGCCGACGCCGATATCGTGGTGTGGGACCCGAAGCTGTCGCGCACCATCACCGTGGCGAGCCAGAAGTCGATCATCGACTACAACGTCTTCGAGGGGTTCGAGGTGAGCGCCCAGCCGCGCTACACGCTCTCGCGCGGGGACGTGGTCTGGGCGCATGGCCAGAACAGCCAGCCCCAGCCGGGCCGGGGCAAGTTCATCCCGCGGCCGCCCTTCCCCTCCGCCCACAAGGCGCTGTCGAAGTGGAAGGAACTCACCACCCCGCGCAAGATCGCGCGCGACCCGCAGAACATCCCCTCGGGCGTCTGACGCCCGGGCGTTGAAGCAGGGCGTGTGACGCCCGGCACCGTGTCTCGGGCGTCTGGCGACGCCCGGGCCCGTCACCCGAAGGAGGCCCCGCCGCCCCCCTCTCCCTCCCCGGGGCCGCGTCCGTGGGCCCCCCGACCCAGCAAGAGACCCGCGTGAGCAGCCAAGTCATCCAAGCCAGGGGCCTCGACCTCACCTTCCGGACCGCCGACGGCCCGGTGCACGCGCTGAAGGACGTGAACCTTTCCGTGCAGCGCGGCGATTTCGTGTCCTTCATCGGGCCCTCGGGCTGCGGCAAGACCACCTTCCTGCGGGTGGTGGCCGACCTGGAGCAGCCCACCGGCGGAGAGATCACCGTGAACGGCATGAGCCCGGCCGAGGCCCGTCGCGCCCGCGCCTATGGCTACGTGTTCCAGGCCGCCGGTCTCTACCCCTGGCGGACCATCGGCGGCAACATCCGCCTGCCGCTGGAGATCATGGGCATCCCGCGCGCCGAGCATGCCGCCCGCGTGGCCCGGGTGCTGGAGCTGGTCGAGCTTACCGGCTTCGAGAAGAAATTCCCCTGGCAGCTCTCGGGGGGCATGCAGCAGCGCGCCTCCATCGCGCGCGCGCTCTCCTTCGACGCCGACATCCTGCTGATGGACGAACCCTTCGGCGCGCTGGACGAGATCGTGCGCGACAAGCTCAACGAGGAGCTGCTGGGCCTGTGGCGGCGCACGGGCAAGACCATCGGCTTCGTCACCCATTCCATCCCCGAGGCGGTCTATCTCTCCACCCGGATCGTGGTGATGTCGCCCCGCCCGGGCCGGATCATCGACGTGATCGAGAGCGACCTGCCGGCGGAGCGCCCGCTCGACATCCGCGAAAGCCCGGAGTTCCTCGCCCTCGCCCGCCGGGTGCGCGACGGGCTGCGCGCGGGGCATGGCTATGACTGAGCGCCCGGCCCGCGCCCGGCGCCTGTTCGCGACGCGCCCCCGCGCCGACCGCCCGGCCGCGCCGCGGGCCGGTTCCCGCGCCACGCGCCGCCCAACAGGCACGGCCGGCGGCGCGGGCGCTGCAACTCTCCCCGTGGGCTTCGGCGAGCTGCGCCTGCGGGTGCCGGAGACGGGCCCACATGCCGCGCCCCGCCCCCCCTCCTGCAAGCGGCCGCCGTCGAAACCTTGTCAGACGGATGCGCAGGCCGCCCGGCCACAAGAGACTCCGAGGGTGCAGCCCGATCCGGCCGCCGGGCAGCGCGCGTGCGACGGAGCCGTGCCGAACCGGCGCGGGGCCACCGCCCTGCGTCGCTCCTACCGGACAGGGGGCGGGCCGGGTGTCGTGATAGTCCTGCCCCTGCCCGCCCGTCGCGATGCGATGCGCGCTTCGCAGGCAGGCACCCTCCGCGCGGGCGCCCAGGCCGACATCTTCCCCTCGTGGCGGGCCGGTTCTGCCACGCAGCCGTCGCGTCGGGGCCAGTGCCCTGCGCCGATCGGCGCCTTGCCTGAGGCTCCCGGGTCGGGCCGGGCCGCGCCGGACTGGGCAACCGCAGGCACGGAGGGACAGGCATGAAAAGCGTTGTCCCCGTCCTCTCCGTTCTGATCGTCTTCGTGGCGCTCTGGTACGCGCTCGCGGTGGTGCTCAACGCCCCCTGGGCGCGGGACCGGGCGGAGCGCGCCGGCACCGAACTCGGCTTCTCCGAGCTCGTGGCCGACACCTGGGCGCAGGACAAGCCGCTGCTGCCCGCCCCGCACCAGATCGCCGCCGAGATCTGGCACACCACCGCCGAGATGCGCATCACCTCGAAGCGCAGCCTGGTGTGGCACGCCTGGGTGACGCTCTCGGCCACCTTCACCGGCTTTGCCATGGGCACGCTGCTGGGCATCCTGCTGGCGGTGGCCATCGTGCACAGCCGGGTGATGGACCTCTCGGTGATGCCCTGGATCATCGCCTCGCAGACCGTGCCGATCCTCGCCATCGCGCCGATGATTATCGTGGTGCTCTACAACATCGGCGTGCAGGGGCTGGTGGCGAAGGCGGCGATCTCGGCCTACCTGAGCTTCTTCCCCGTGGTCGTGGGCATGGTGAAGGGGCTGCGCAGCCCCGAGCGCATGCAGCTCGACCAGCTGCGCACCTGGAGCGCCAGCCGCGCCCAGGTGTTCTGGAAGCTGCGCCTGCCCGCCTCCATGCCCTACCTCTTCCCGTCGCTGAAGGTGGCGGTGGCCATCGCCCTGGTCGGCGCGATCATCGGCGAGCTGCCCACCGGCGCGCAGGGCGGTTTCGGCTCGCGCATGCTCTCGGGCAGCTATTACGGGCAGACGCTGATCATCTGGTCCGCCCTCATCGGCGCCGCGGTCTGCGCCGGGGCGCTGGTGGGGCTCATCGGCCTGGTGCAGCGCCTGGTGCTGAAGCGCATGGGGATGGCGACATGACCCGCTTCCGCGCCCCCGGCGCCAGCCCGCGCTCCGCTGCCCCGGGCCTGCCCCGGGGCCTCGCGGGCACCGGGCCGACCATATCCATCACCGCCGCCGCCAGCCGCGCCGCACCGGGCGGCTCTCCCGGCGCTGGGGCTGCCCTCACCACTGTTCCGGGCCCGATCCGTGGTTTCGCGGTCACCGCGCCGGCCGGCCTCACCTCCGTAGCCCGCCCGATCCGGGCGTCGGCGATCTCCGCGCCACCCACGCCGCCCACCGTCCATGACATGCCCCCGGCCGACGGACCCACTGTCCCCGGCCTGCCGCGGGGCCTCGGGGTCCGCTTGCCTGACCCGATCCCGGCCCCCCGCTCCGCATCGACGAACCGGCACCCGACCCGGACACGCGCCACCGTGCCGCCCGACCTTCCGTATCCGCGCGGGGGCAGCGCCCGCGCCGCTCCCGCACCCCGCCCCACGGAGGCCCCGGCATGAGCGGCATCCTTCTCTTCGCGCTGGTGTTCTGGCTCGCCGCCTGGGCGCTCAACGTGGTGCTGGCCCGCCACCCGTCGCGGGCGGTGCGGCTGGTGGTGCCGGTGCTGTTCGGGGCCGCGGTGCTGCTGCTGTGGGAGGGGGTGACGCGCGGCCTCGGCGTGCCGCCGGTGATCCTGCCGCCGCCCTCGGCCATCTGGGGGGCGCTGATCTCCTCGGGCCCGATGCTCTGGGCGGATTTCGTGCAGACCTTCCTGCGCGCCGCCCTCACCGGCTACGTGATCGGCTGCGGGTCCGCCTTCCTCTGCGCGCTGGCGATCGACCGCTCTCCTTTCCTGCAGCGCGGCTTGCTGCCGCTGGGCAATCTCGCCGCGGCGCTGCCCATCGTCGGGCTCGCGCCCATCATGGTGATGTGGTTCGGCTTCGACTGGCAGTCCAAGGCGGCCGTGGTGGTGGCGATGACCTTCTTCCCCATGCTGGTGAACACCGTGGAGGGGCTGCGCGCCGCCGACCGCATCCAGCGCGACCTCATGCGCACCTATGCCGCCTCCTGGGGTCAGACGCTCACGAAGCTGCGCCTGCCGGCGGCGGCGCCCTTCATCTTCAACGCGCTCAAGATCTGCTCCACCCTGGCGCTGATCGGCGCCATCGTGGCGGAGTTCTTCGGCACGCCCACCGTGGGCATGGGCTTTCGCATCTCCACCGAGGTGGGGCGGCTGGCGCTGGACACGGTCTGGGCCGAAATCGCGGTGGCGGCCTTGGCCGGATCCGCGTTCTATGGTGTGGTATCGCTCATCGAGAAAGCGGCCACGTTCTGGCACCCGAGCCAGAGGGGATAAGGCCCGGGTGGACATGTTCAACAGGAGAGAGACATGAAGAAACTACTGGCAGGCGCGGCCCTCGCGGCCGTCTCCGCCTATGCGGCCCAGGCCGCCGACGCGGTGACGCTGCAGCTCAAATGGGTCACCCAGGCGCAGTTCGCCGGCTATTACGTGGCCCTCGACCAGGGCTTCTACGCGGACGAGGATCTCGACGTGGAGATCAAGCCCGGCGGGCCGGACATCGCCCCCGCCCAGGTGATCGCCGGCGGCGGCGCCGACGTGATCATCGACTGGATGCCCTCCGCCCTCGCCAGCCGCGAGAAGGGCCTGCCGCTGGTCAACATCGCCCAGCCGTTCAAGAGCTCGGGGATGGAGCTCACCTGCCGCAACGACAGCGGCGTGACCTCGCCGGAGGATTTCCCCGGCCACACCCTGGGCGTGTGGTTCTTCGGCAACGAGTACCCGTTCCTGAGCTGGATGGCCAAGCTCGGCATCCCGACGGATGGCGGCCCGGAGGGCGTGACCGTGCTCAAGCAGGGCTTCAACGTCGACCCGCTGCTGCAGAAGCAGGCCGCCTGCATCTCCACCATGACCTACAACGAGTACTGGCAGGTGATCGACGCCGGGCTGACCCCGGACGAGCTCACCGTGTTCAAGTACGAGGACCAAGGCGTGGCCACGCTGGAGGACGGGCTTTACGTGATGGAGGACAAGCTCGCCGACCCCGCCTTCGCCGACAAGATGGTCCGCTTCGTGCGCGCCTCGATGAAGGGCTGGAAATGGGCCGAGGAGCACCCGGAGGAGGCCGCCGGCATCGTTCTGGACAATGACGCCACCGGCGCCCAGACCGAGGAGCACCAGATCCGCATGATGACGGAAGTCGCCAAGCTCACCGCCGGCTCGAACGGCGCGCTGGACGAGGCGGACTACCAGCGCACCGTCGACAGCCTGCTCGCCGGCGGCTCCGACCCGGTGATCACGAAGGAGCCGGAAGGCGCCTGGACCCACGCGATCACCGACAAGGCGCTCGACTGACGCGAGGCCGTCCGCCCCGGCGGACCCTCGCCTGCCGCCCTCGGGGCCAGGCACGCTCACGGCGCGGGAGCCCCCTCCCGCGCCGTCTTGCCTTCTCCCGTGAGCCGCCCCCGCGCAGCGCCTTCCAGTTCCGCGCGCCGCCGGGTGTTTGCGCATGTCGCCCTGCGAATCCCAGCGCGCGGCAGGATTTTCCGAGGCATCGCCCCGGGCTCCGGGCACCACCGGGTGTCTCGACCCGACGTCGCGGCGTTCCGAGCGCCGCAGCAGTCCCCTGCGTATCGCCTCAGGCTCCGGGCACAGTCAGGTATCTCCGCCCATAGTCCCCGCGCTTCGAGCGCTGCCGCAGTCCCCTGCGCATCGCGCCGGGCTCTGTGCGCCGCCGGGGTACCTCCGCCGCTCGTCGCGACGCCCTGCGCGCACCGGCTTCCCCTGCACGTCGCCTCGGCCTCAGGGCGCCGCGGGTTTCCCAGCGCATCCCGTCAGGCCCGGGGTGCCGCCGGCTTCCCCTGCGCGTCGCTCCGTGCTCAGGGCGTCACCGGTTCCCCTTGCGCATCACCTCCGGCTCAGGGCGCCGCCGGATATCTCCGCTCATTGCTCCGACGCGCCGCGCACCGCCCGGGTCCCCTCTCCGTTGCCCGGTTTCAGAGGTCGGCAGCCAGCCCCTGCACGCGGCGCTGCGGTCCGTCCTCAGGGCCGTCCGGGACGCCTCGCGGCGCGGGCGCAGCCGGAGGCACCGGACCGGCGCGGCCGCTCCCGTCATCGCGAGAGCAGCCGGCTCCCTGCGGCATCAGGCACAGTCCCCCGGTGCCATCACCGCCGCGCGGTGGCTTGTCGGACGACGTCCCGGAAGAGGCGCGCCGCCGCCGCGCGACAGCGCGGCTCGGCCCAAACCGCAGGAGGCCCGCCCCGGCAGGGGCGGGTCGACGGAGGGCGGGAGGGCCCCCTTTCCGGCCGGGGACCGGGGCATGACTGCGGACGGGGGGCGGCGGTCCTGCGCCTCGCCCCCTCGCGCCGGGCCGCCACGGGGTGCAGGCGTCAGGTGAAGACGAAATCGTCCGCCCCGATGTCCGGCAGGTCGATCCCGTGCAGCCGCATCGTCTCGCCGAAGGGGAACCGCAGCAGCGTCGCGTCGCCGTCCCGCCAGAGCAGCGGGGCGATCTCGGCATACCCGTCGGCCGACGGGCAGACGCCCTCCACGCGGATACGGGCGATGCCATCCTCGAAATCGGTGACGTCCGA of Paroceanicella profunda contains these proteins:
- a CDS encoding TetR family transcriptional regulator C-terminal domain-containing protein — encoded protein: MTEFAPDPALRAKTRIQRENEEKILDAALEVFSAEGFRGSTIDRIAQEAGMSKPNLLYYFRSKEEIYRAVLDATLDGWLDPLRRMDPAGEPLEEIRAYLRRKLEMSRENPRASRLFANEVIRGAPLIVEELTGALKALVDEKAAVIEGWIAAGRLAPVDPRHLLFAIWATTQHYADFQVQVQAVLSADAGAAIDGAQGFLDTLFLRALAPG
- a CDS encoding cupin yields the protein MTDRPQATPTVLLDDPDMIVTRWDFPPGGETGWHVHGMNYVVTTLTPCPMLVEEVGGGTRRNESPAGRVYRGCEGAEHNVINDGPEPMSFVELELKKKD
- a CDS encoding Zn-dependent hydrolase, with amino-acid sequence MTAPGKNLTVNADRLWESLEEMAQIGPGQRGGSNRQTLTDADAEGRALFQAWCEAAGMTMGVDQMGTMFARREGTDPDALPVYVGSHLDTQPTGGRYDGVLGVLGALEVIRSLNDLGIRTKHPIVVTNWTNEEGARFAPAMLASGVFAGLHAQDWAYDRVDAEGKRFGDELERIGWKGEEEVGARKMKAFFELHIEQGPILEAEGKDIGIVTHGQGLWWLEVTLTGKDAHTGSTPMNMRVNAGLGMARITELVHTIAMEAQPDAVGAIGQANVYPNSRNVIPGKAVFTVDFRSPDQGKLDAMRARLEAEAPKIAAELGLGFSIEPVGHFDPVTFDETCVAALRGAAERLGFSHRDMVSGAGHDACWINRVAPTAMVFCPCEGGLSHNEDESITKDWAAAGANVLMHAVVETAEIVG
- a CDS encoding GIY-YIG nuclease family protein translates to MPLHCGMAFYVYILASRPGGALYTGSTDDLRRRVEQHRSGALAGHTDTYGIRTLVWFEAHDTRAEALLRERRIKRWRRLWKEQLIMQHNPQWRDITADIPW
- the hydA gene encoding dihydropyrimidinase translates to MTKVIKNGTIVTADRSYKADVLVDGETIREIGPDLKGDEYIDAEGAYVIPGGIDPHTHLEMPFMGTTAAETFESGTFAAAAGGTTMLVDFCLPGPDGSLVNAINDWHRKSAPQISVDIGYHMAVTGWNETIFAEMEQAVKMGINTFKHFMAYKGALMVEDDEMFASFKRCAELGALPLVHAENGDIVAALQEKYMAEGLTGPEGHAYSRPPEVEGEATNRAIMIADAAGVPLYVVHVSCEQSHEAIRRARQKGMRVYGEPLIQHLTLDEGEYFNRDWDYAARRVMSPPFRSKDHQQSLWAGLQSGSLQVVATDHCAFTTEQKRFGLKGFPSIPNGTGGVEDRLAVLWTQGVETGRLTPEEFVAVTSTNIAKILNVYPRKGAIVEGADADIVVWDPKLSRTITVASQKSIIDYNVFEGFEVSAQPRYTLSRGDVVWAHGQNSQPQPGRGKFIPRPPFPSAHKALSKWKELTTPRKIARDPQNIPSGV
- a CDS encoding ABC transporter ATP-binding protein, producing MSSQVIQARGLDLTFRTADGPVHALKDVNLSVQRGDFVSFIGPSGCGKTTFLRVVADLEQPTGGEITVNGMSPAEARRARAYGYVFQAAGLYPWRTIGGNIRLPLEIMGIPRAEHAARVARVLELVELTGFEKKFPWQLSGGMQQRASIARALSFDADILLMDEPFGALDEIVRDKLNEELLGLWRRTGKTIGFVTHSIPEAVYLSTRIVVMSPRPGRIIDVIESDLPAERPLDIRESPEFLALARRVRDGLRAGHGYD
- a CDS encoding ABC transporter permease, which codes for MKSVVPVLSVLIVFVALWYALAVVLNAPWARDRAERAGTELGFSELVADTWAQDKPLLPAPHQIAAEIWHTTAEMRITSKRSLVWHAWVTLSATFTGFAMGTLLGILLAVAIVHSRVMDLSVMPWIIASQTVPILAIAPMIIVVLYNIGVQGLVAKAAISAYLSFFPVVVGMVKGLRSPERMQLDQLRTWSASRAQVFWKLRLPASMPYLFPSLKVAVAIALVGAIIGELPTGAQGGFGSRMLSGSYYGQTLIIWSALIGAAVCAGALVGLIGLVQRLVLKRMGMAT
- a CDS encoding ABC transporter permease produces the protein MSGILLFALVFWLAAWALNVVLARHPSRAVRLVVPVLFGAAVLLLWEGVTRGLGVPPVILPPPSAIWGALISSGPMLWADFVQTFLRAALTGYVIGCGSAFLCALAIDRSPFLQRGLLPLGNLAAALPIVGLAPIMVMWFGFDWQSKAAVVVAMTFFPMLVNTVEGLRAADRIQRDLMRTYAASWGQTLTKLRLPAAAPFIFNALKICSTLALIGAIVAEFFGTPTVGMGFRISTEVGRLALDTVWAEIAVAALAGSAFYGVVSLIEKAATFWHPSQRG
- a CDS encoding ABC transporter substrate-binding protein, giving the protein MKKLLAGAALAAVSAYAAQAADAVTLQLKWVTQAQFAGYYVALDQGFYADEDLDVEIKPGGPDIAPAQVIAGGGADVIIDWMPSALASREKGLPLVNIAQPFKSSGMELTCRNDSGVTSPEDFPGHTLGVWFFGNEYPFLSWMAKLGIPTDGGPEGVTVLKQGFNVDPLLQKQAACISTMTYNEYWQVIDAGLTPDELTVFKYEDQGVATLEDGLYVMEDKLADPAFADKMVRFVRASMKGWKWAEEHPEEAAGIVLDNDATGAQTEEHQIRMMTEVAKLTAGSNGALDEADYQRTVDSLLAGGSDPVITKEPEGAWTHAITDKALD